The following DNA comes from Paraburkholderia phytofirmans PsJN.
TCGCAGTTGTGACGGGCAGCCCGGCATGGAGAAAGTGTCCCCTGCTGCGGCGCCAAACCGGACTCCAGCGCGTTACCGCTTGATCCTCAGATACGCGCGGCTGATCGCGGGCCGCGTATGCACCCACAATCGCGAGGCCAGCCACGAAGCCGGACGGTCGCGCACTTCAAGGCGAGTGATCGAGCGCGCCGCGCCATCGTTGCGGCCTGAATAGTTCGAACCCGTCTCGCACGTGTAGAAGTGGCGGAAGCCGGCCTCAGCCGCGATGCGCCGATAGTCCTCGTCGTGGTATCCCTGCGGCCAGCACAGATGATCCGACACGGCGCCCAGTTTTTGCTCGAACGTGGCACGTGCGCTGGCGAGATCGCGTGTCAACCCGGCGCACTTTTGCTCTGCATTGGCGGACACCCGATCCCACCGCACATGGCTATGCGTGTGGCTGTGAAATTCGAACGTGCCGGCTTCACGCATCGCGTCGATTTCCGACCAGCGCAGAATCGCGCGATCGGGTTCACCGTTTTCGATCGCCAACTCGCCATCGCGATGATTGAGCAACGCAGGCAGCGCGCCACCCGAACGCGCGTGCGCACGCACCGGCCCTTCGCCGATCCAGCTCGTCACCAGAAAGCACAGCGCGGTCAATCCATGTGCCTGCAGAACCGGATGCGCGTGCACCCAGTTGTCGAGATAGCCGTCGTCGAAAGTCAGCACGACGGCCTTCTTCGGCAAGGGCTCGCCCGCCAGATAGGCCGACAGTTGCGCGCTGCCGATGGTCGTATAACCCGCGCCGGCCAGATACGCCATTTGCGCGGCGAAGTGTTCCGGCGAGACGGTGATCATGCCCGGCGACGTGCTGACGTGGTGATACATCAGCACGGGCACCGCGCGCGCGAACTTCGTCATGCCGCCGCCCGCCTTTCACCGTAGTAAGCGCGCCCGGCATAGATGCCGCGCAGGTAGCAGTCGACGGTCTCGTTGGCCATGGCGTCCACCGTAAAGCGGTTGTCGGTCTTCAGACGCGCGGCGAGCCCCAGGCGCGCGCGCAGCGGCGCATCGTCGATCAGACGCGCAAGCGCACTGCGCAATGAATCGACGTCATGCGCCGGCACGAGCAAGCCGTTCACGCCGTCGTCGATCAACTCGGGCACGCCGTCCACGCGCGTGCCGATCACCGGCAAACCCACCGCCATCGCTTCGATAAACGATTGGCCGAGCGCCTCCTGATGCGTCGGCAAGACGAACAGATCGCAGCCGCGCAGCACGTTGGTAATGTCCGTGCGAAAGCCGAGCAGGTGAATGCGATGCGCCAGACCCATGCCGTCGACAATCGCCTTGATCTTCTCGAACCACACGCCGTCGCCCGCCATCACGACATGCAGATTGGGGCGCTCGGCCAGCATCGGCCTGACGGCCGCGATCAGATCCTCGTGGCCCTTCTTCTCGCGCATGATCGCCACCATGCCGGCGATCGTCGCATCGGCGTCCAGCCCGAGTTCATCGCGCAAGGTGGAACCGGTCGCCGCTTCCGGCTTCAGGATGCCGTCGTAGATCGTCTCCACGCGGTCTTCCTGCACGCCCGCGGAGATCAGATAGTCGCGCACATGATGGCTGACCGCGACCACGCGATGAGGAAGCCAGTTGTACGTGGCGAGCGACGTGATCGGCAACGCCAGATGCCGCGTGCGCACGATGAACGGCGTCCCCGCGAGCCGCCCCGCCATGCCGGCGACGAGGCTGTCATGGCCGCTGTGCGTATTCAGCACGTCGAAGCGGCGACGCGCGAGCAGCGAGCGGATCGTGACCATGGAGCGCAGATCGCCGCCCGCGCGCATACGCGCATGATGCACGGCAAAGCCGTCGGCACGCGCGCGTATACCGAGACGCGCGTCTTCCGGACACACGAGTTCGACGTTGTGACCCAACGCCCGCAAGGCGACCATCTCCTTGAGCGTGCGAACTTCCTGGCCTCCCCACCCCCGCGACGACTCGCTATGGAGAACACTCAATGCTTTCATGCGCGAACTGACCTTCCAGACCACACCTGCGAACGACGGCCCGGTTTGTAATCGTTGGTAATATTTTCCCCGGACTGCTGCGACCTTAGGGCAAACGCTGTGTTCATGGGGGTAAGCGAATTAGAAGTTGCGTCGACCCGCGACGGGTGACGTCCGTGTTCAACGGATTGGCATGACTTCTCGTTGACAGGGAACTTTCAAGTCGTTGCAGAAGTATTTCGGTAGCCTCCAATTTTGTAAATAGCCAAACATACCGATTGGGACGGATTGAGCCGGCGCAAACGTTGTCGAGGAATGAGTGTTGGTTTTTGCGCAGTTGAAACGCTGACAAAAAGCAGAGGACGAAGAAACCGCTTGACTGGGCAGTGACGTTTAAGCGGCGTTGAAGGCGCTGGAGAAGCTTTCTTTTTTTACTGCGGCGGCGGCTGCGGTTTCGAGTGATCGAGGCGGATGGGTTTGCGGCGGATCAAGCCGCCGCAATGTGCAAGATGGATTAAACGGGAGATTTCATACGAGGATTAGCAGGAAACCGAGCAGGCGGTTTGCTTCCCTCATGACTTAGGCAGGCTTCAGGTCCGCTTCGAGGAACGGCGTGATATGCCCCATCGCGCGGGACACGTAGTCCTCTTTCTCTCCCACGGGCGCGACGTAATGCAATGCGCTCGCCGCCGCATCGATTCCTTCCATCCGGGCGATGATCCAGGCGGCAAGATACGCCGAGGCGAGACACCCGCCGGCCGTCGCCATGTTTCCGCTGACGAAAATCGGCTGATTCAACACATCGATCCCGGCTTCCTGAACCCACGGTTTGGTCGTGACATCGGTACATGCCGACACGCCATCGAGCAGGCCCAGCCTGGCAAGAACCAGCGTGCCGGAACACTGCGCGCCCAGTAGCTGTTTCGATGGATCGAGTTGCAACTGCGCCATCAACTCGCTATCGGCGACGACATCGCGCGTACGCACGCCGCTGCCCACGATCACGGCATCGGCATCGCAAGCCTCTTGCAAGGAAGCCTGTGCTTCGATGACCAAGCCGTTCATCGACTTGACCCGCGCGGTGGGACAGGCGATCGAAACGCGCCAGCCCGGTTTCTTGACGCGATTGAGCACGTTGAGTGCGATGAGCGAGTCGAGTTCGTTGAAGCCTTCGAAGGTAAGAATGGCGATGTGCATGATGTCGTCCGTGAGTCAGGGGGCGCTGACTGTTTGCCGTCGCTTGATGAGGCCGCGCCAATGACTACCGGCCCATCACGCGACTACGAGAACAGAGTTGCGATGTGCCATCGTATGGCCGAGAATCAATACAATCAAATAATTGTCATGGATACATTCGCGCATGCCCACGCCCCGCTACAAATTGCTGGTCGACAGAATGGCGATGGACATTCGCAGCGGACGCCTCGCGCCCGGCACGCGTCTGCCGACTCACCGTCAGCTCGCCTCGCAGGAGGGACTCGCGCTCGTCACCGCGTCGCGGGTCTATGCCGAGCTAGACGCAATGGGATTGGTCAGCGGCGAAACCGGCCGCGGCACTTTTGTGCGGGAAATTGCGTTGCCGGCGCGCCTAGGCATCGACCAGCACGCCGGCGACGCGGGCCTGGCGGACCTCAATTTCAACAATCCGTCGCTTCCCGGCCAAGCCGAACTGCTCAGAAGCGCCTTGCGTCAACTCGCGTCCTCCGGCGATCTGGACGCGTTACTGCGCTATCAGCCCCATGGAGGCCGCACGCATGAACGCGAGATCGTCGCGCGCCACCTGTCGTCTCGAGGACTAGCCGTCGAAGGCGCTCAGGTCGTGATCGTGAACGGCGCGCAGCATGGTTTGACCGCAACCGTTCTGGCGCTCCTGAAGCCCGGCGACGTCGTCGCGGTCGACGCATTGACCTACCCGGGGTTCAAGGTGCTGGCCGAAACGATCCGGCTTGAACTGGCGCCGATTCCGGTTTCCGACCAAGGCCCCGACCTCAAGGCGCTCGAACGCTTGTGCCGAACCAGAAAAGTGCGCGCCATCTACACGATGCCGACACTCCATAACCCGCTAGGTTGCGTCATGAACGCGCAGGGCCGGCACGAGTTGGTGTCGATTGCCCGCAAGCACGGGCTGCTCATCATCGAGGACGCCGCGTATGCCTTCCTCGCGGAAAATCCGCCGCCCCCGTTGGCCGCGCTCGCGCCTGAAACGACGGTGTACGTCTCGGGCCTGTCGAAAAGCATCGCCACCGGCCTGCGAGTCGGCTTCGTCGCCGCGCCCGATCGCTGGGTCGCACCGCTCGAACGTGCGATCCGGGCCACCACCTGGAACACGGCTGCGGTGATGACCGCGATTGCCTGCGGCTGGCTCGACGACGGCACCGTCACGCGCCTGGAGAGGGAGAAGCGTCGCGATGCGGCGCTCCGGCAATCGATGGCCGCCGAGGTTCTCGCCGGACTGCGGCGCGTTTGCCATCCCGCGTCCTACTTCGTCTGGCTTCCGCTCGCGGAAGAGGTTCGCGCCGACGTGGTGGCGATGGCGCTCGTGCGCGAGGGAATCTCTGTCTCCACGGCCGAACCTTTCTCGACTTCGGAGCATGTACCCCACGCGATTCGCGTGGCGCTGGGGTCCGTCGATCTGCCCGTACTCCGGGAGTCGCTGCAAACGGTTAAAGGCGTGATCGCCTCTTACACCTATTGAAGCGGCGACCGGCCGTTGTCGCGTCGACAAACGCGCCGTCGAGAAAAATTATCGATTCCGCAGGCTGTTTTCGATCAGCAAGTTCACGAGCGAGACCTCTGGCAACGTATGATTTCAACGACGACATTTTGCTCACCGGCGCGCAACACTTCGCGGAAATAGCGAGGCTTGCGCGAGCACGCGCCTGAAGCCGCTGTCCGCTCGCCGACGTTTGTCGGGAGGCCGGCGCCATGAAGCCTTCTCCTCACCATGACGAACGCAGACACCATCATGAAAGCTACCCCGGTTGTTGAAGACGCCATCTTTCACGCCCCGCAAGTCGCCGCCTTACGGCGAGACCTTGCGCTGGCACTGCGCGCGGCCGCGCATCACGGCCTCGGCGAAGGCGTATGCAACCATTTCAGCATCGCACTGCCCGGCGACCAGGGCCTCTTTCTGCTGAATCCGCGCGGCTTGATGTGGCATGAAATCCAGGCGGACGACATCCTCATCGTGGATGGTCTCGGCAATCGCGTCGCCGGCCGGCACGAGGTCGAGCCTACCGCCATGTTCATTCACGCGGCGGTCCATGACATCGCGGGCAAGCATTGCGTGCTGCATACGCATATGCCCTATGCCACGGCGTTGACGCTGACGGAGGACTGCGGACTCGACACCACGTTGTCGCAAAACGCCATGCGCTTTCACGGCCGGGTCGCCCTCGACCGCGAATACAACGGCCTCGCGCTAGACGCCGCGGAAGGCGAGCGCATCGCGCGCGCGATGAGCGGCAGCGACATCGCGTTCCTCGGCAACCACGGCGTGGTGGTGTGCGGCGAGCGCATCGACTACGCGTTCGATGATCTTTACTATCTGGAGCGCGCTTGCCAAAGCCAGGTGCTGGCGCTTTCCACGGGGCGCGCGCTGAAGCCGGTGAACCCTGCCCTCGCGGCTCGCGTGGCACATCAGGTGCAAAGCGAGCGAACGCAGTCGGAACTGTTCTTCGCGGCGTTGAGGCGCACGCTGGGCGAACCGGTATAGCGGCACATGCCGACCCGCGCAGAACAGTCATTGCACTCGAACCAGGGTTGCGGCCGCGCTGCGTTTCGTGCAGAGTAGCAATGAATGAACGAAGAGGAAGCGAAGCCAACCGGCGATCCGCCTCGATCATTCCGGTGCGGTATGTTCCGCTATTGAATACAACCGAGCACGGCACGAGCAGCAATACATCATGCGCATTTTGAGCATTCTCCCGCAACGACCTCCGGTGCCCGCCATGGCGGCCGGAGTCTGCTCGAGAACTCAATATGCGCGCGAAAAAGGCTAAGCACCCGCGCCTTGCATGAGAATCGATGATCCGGACGCCCCTTGCGGGCGTTTTTTCATTTCAGGCCTTTTTTTACGCTGAATTCTGAATCCGGAGCACATCATGAAATTCTCGCAGCAATTTTTTGCCAACAGTTTCTTCGAGCAGGACAACACCCGTCTGGAACTGACCGATCTCGCCCGCAAGGCATGCCTCGTCCATCAGGACGCCGCGGGACTTTACTCGTGGATGTCGCTCGGTCTGAGAGCGCAGCGGCGCGTCGAGAGCGTCGTGCGCGAGGAGATGGAACGCGCCGGCTTTTGCGAAATCCAGATGAGCCTGCTGCAGGACGCGGATCTGTGGCGGCAAACCGGGCGGCTCGATGCATACGGCGACGAGCTGATGCGGCTCACAAGCCGTTCCGGCCGGCTGTTCTGCCTCGGCGCCACGTGCGAAGAACTGGCCACGCAGATGGTTAGGACGCACTACAACCGGACGGACATGAGTCTCGGCCTCTATCAGTTCGGCAACAAGTATCGCGACGAACTGAGGACACGCGGCGGCCTCGCGCGCGCCAAGGAGTTCATCATGAAAGACGGCTATTCCTTCAATGCCACGGAAGACGGCGCGCGCGCAGCGTACGAGGCCGTGCGCGAAGCCTATCTGCGCATCTTCCGCCGACTGGGGCTGGATGCCATCGTGAAGTCGAGCGACAACGGGGAAATCGGCGGGCAAAGTTCGGAGGAGTTTCATGTCGTGAGCGAGCTCGGCGAAGACGAGACCGACGGTCAGACATCGCTTGAATGCGCGCATATTTTCGACCTGGGCGACCGTTACTCCAAAGCCATGGGGTTGGTGAACGCCAAGGGCAAATTCGTCAGAATGGGCTGTTTCGGCGTAGGCATCTCGCGCCTCGCCATGCTCCTGCTCAGCCGGCAGCGCGACGAGCGCGGCTTTTGGGGCAGCGAGTCGTTCAACACCTTCGACGTCGTGCTCACGGTCATTGACTGGGAGCGTCAGGAACGGCAGGAGGCTGCGGAAACGCTGCGGCGCGAACTACAGGCCGCAGGGTTGAGCGTGTTGATGGACGACCGCCTCGCGCAAGCCGGAAAGAAGCTCGCCGATGCCGAGTTGATCGCGTGCCGCCAACGCGTCGTGGTCAGCGGTAAAGCACTCGCATCGGGCCGCTTCGAGTGGATGGACCGGCGCACTTTTGCGCGTCGAGATGCGTCGGCGGCGGAGATCGTGACGCTTTGTGCGCGATAGCGCTGGCGCGTGTGCGTCTCGGCATGTGCTTCAGGGCGTGCGGCACGCGGGCTCGTTCGACATGGACTGCGTCATGTTGACAGCCGCGCTTTCCCGCGCGCCCGCATTTGCGCTATTTGGGCTTTCGCATCGAATGTCCAATGAACTGCTTCAGCGCAGCCATTTGCGTACATCCTTTTCCCATTCCGGATCGCCGCAGCCCTGCGGATTTTCCGGTCCGAGCACGGTGATATAGCCTTTGGTCTTCATGCACGATTCGTACGCACGGACCTTCGTGCATTGCCCTGGGCCCGCGCTGCGCGACACCGCTTTGCATTGTTCGATCGTCCTGTCCATCGGACCAAAGTCCATGTCGTCCGCGCGGTTGAGCGTCGGCGCGTCTGCGCCCGATGCGGAGAACTCGACGGGACCGGTCTGTGCGCAGGCACTCAGCGCAGCGGCCAGGACGGTAATGAAGAGAAGGTGGACACGCGGTTGCATGGGCGACTCCTGTTTCGCAGAGGTTGCGAAATCATACGCTCACGCGCATGGATAGTTCGTTGCCGTTGCTTCGTGTCGAAGCGTCGAGCCTCATTAACACGTTTTTAACCTGCGCCCGGCCGTGCCATGATTGGGCTACCCGACCGGCGCGCGTCGATCCACGCTCTATGGATGCCCGAACCTTCGCCGTCTTTACCCTCAACCGGAACCTTCCACACCGCCATGACCACATCCACATCGAACGACGCCCCCGGCACCGCTCTCGCCCGCCTGCACACGCTCGGCCTCGCCCTGCCGAACGTGCCCGCTCCGCGCGGCGCGTTCAAACCGTTTTCACGATCAGGCCAACTGATCTTTCTCTCCGGACAAATCTGCGAGTGGGAAGGCGAAGTGAAATTCAGCGGCCCGGTCGGAGAAGTTCACGACCTTCAGGCCGGACAGCAAGCCGCGCAGATCTGCGCGCTGAACCTGCTGGCGGCATTGCAAATCGCACTCGACGGCGACCTGGACCGCGTGGTCTGCTGCCACCGCGTCGGTGGCTTCGTGTATGCAACGCCTGGTTATCCGAACGTGCCCAAAGTCATCAACGGGGCCTCCGATCTTTTCTTCGAGGTGTTCGGCGAACGTGGCCGGCATGCGCGCACGGCGGTCGGCGTCGCCACCCTGCCCGCCGCGGCGTCCGTCGAAGTCGAAGCGATCTTCGAGGTTTGTTAAGGCGTCAACCTGCCGGCCCTCAGCGTGCGCGCTTTTCCGGCGTGCGCTTCGGCTTGTCAGAAGCGCTACCCGCCGAAAAAATCCGGCAAGCATCACGCCGTTAATCCATCGACAAAGGAAATTCAACCAGAATTTTTTGACCAAAAGTTTGCACACGTCGGCGGAAAGGTTTATTAGTGATCGTGCCATTGCGATTCACGGTGTCTCGCATGCATCACTCACGCTGCGCATGCGGCGCGTTCCGCGTGTTGTCATGAATGCGCCGCGAATACATGGACCGGATAATTCAGAAACACCTTGCTCGCAACACAATTCGGAGTCCGTTTGAAGTTCGATTATCGCGACTCCTGCATCACCGAGCGCTGCGCCGGTGATCCACCCCGTCTTAAGCGACCGGCTACTTCGGGGCACGGTCCCGGCGTCGACGCCTCACGCACCGCACCACTGCGCCACAAACAACTTCCAACAAGGGAGAACTGATCGTGAAACGCTCCAGGGCATACCAGAGAGGATCGCGAATTCTTCTCGCCGCATTGACCGCATTGGCCGGCCCGCCGCTATTGCTCGATGTCGCGGCGCCGGCCGCTCATGCGCAAACCGCCGCGCCAACTCCGGCGAAAATCTCGAACCAGCAACTGGACTCGCTGACCGCGCCGCTCGCGCTCTACCCCGACGCGCTCCTCGCGCAGGTGCTGATGGCCTCCACTTTTCCACAAGACGTGCCGGCGGCGGCGGCATGGTCGAAGGCCAATCCGAAACTCCAGGGCGACGACGCCGTGAAGGCGGTGGCGTCGGAACCGTGGGACCCGAGCGTGCAATCGCTGGTGGCGTTTCCCCAGGTGCTGGCCACCATGGCGTCGAAACCCGACTGGGTCACGCAGCTCGGCAACGCTTTTCTCGCGCAGCCCAACGACGTGATGGACTCCGTGCAGCGACTGCGCAAACAGGCGCAGAAGGCCGGCAACCTGCAGACCACCCCGCAGCAGAAAGTGATAGTCGAGCAGAGCACGATCCAGATCGTGCCGGTCAACCCGCAAGTCGTCTATGTGCCCACGTACAACCCCACGGTCGTCTACGGCGTGTGGCCCTATCCGGCCTACCCGCCCGTGTATGTGCCGCCCCCGCCAGGCTATGCCGTGGCCAGCGGTCTCGCCGCCGGTCTCGCGTTCGGCGTCGGTGTGGCGATCACCAGTTCGCTGTGGAGCAACGTCAACTGGAACAATCACAGCGTCAATATCAACGTGAATCAGTTCAACAACATCAATGTGAACCGGCGGCTCGACGTGAATAGCAGCACGACCAACTGGAACCGCAATTCGACCTTCAACCGCAATACCTCGGCCAACGTGGGCAGCGCGCAACGAGATGCGTATCGCGGACGCGATACGTCGGCAGCGGCGGCCTCGCGTGCGCAGGCTCAGCAGACCTTGCAGAACCGCACTGGCCAGAACCTGGGCGGAACCGCCAGCCAGCGTGTGCAGGGTATCCACCAAGGCGGCAACATGGCCGGCGGCATTCGCGACGGCGCGCAGAACGTGAACCGCGACAACGCGTTGCGTGGCGCGGGCAATGGCGGCGATGCGCAGCGCGACGTGCAGCGCGGACAAGCCAGCCGGCAGGCGCAGGCGAGCAACCGCGGCGGCGGTCTAGGGGCGAACGGCGGCGGTCAGCAACGCGCCGCCAATCTGGGAGCGGGAGGCGGTGGCGAGCGCGGTGGGCAACGCGCCGGCGGCGGCTTGGGCGCGGGTGGCGGCGGCCAGCAACGCGGCGGCGGCTTCGGCGCGGGTGGCGGCGGCCAGCAACGCGGCGGCGGCTTCGGCGCGGGTGGCGGCGGCCAGCAACGCGGCGGCGGCTTCGGCGCGGGTGGCGGCGGCCAGCAACGCGGCGGCGGCTTCGGCGCGGGCGGTGGCGGCCAGCGTCACTTCGGCCGGCATTGAACCGATCTCACAGGAGCCGCTCATGATCCGCATCCGCATGTTCCGCATGTTCCACATCCCCGGCGCACGTCTGGCCGAAGCCTTTGCCCTCGCGCCCGGCCCGCGCCGCGCCGCTGCCGCCCTCGGGCTCGCCGTGCTGTTGAGCGGCGCGTCCGTAGCGCATGCACAAGCTGTGTATCCGACGCCCGAGGCCGCTGTCGACGCGTTCGTCGAAGCGCTCGCCACCAGCGACCATCCCGCCATGCAGCATGTGCTCGGCAAGGACTTCACCCGCTTCATTCCGACCCAAAACATCGGCGAACAGGATATCTACGACTTTCTCGGCGCATGGTCGAAGGGACACCAGATCGTCGACGATCCGGCGCCGCTGAACGGCCACGCGAGCAAGCATCTGTCGGTCGGCACCAGCGGCTGGACGTTGCCGATTCCGCTCGTGCAGACGTCGAGAGGCTGGCGCTTCGATCCCGCTGCCGCCCGCGATGAGATCGCGACCCGCCGCATCGGCCGCAACGAGAACGCGGCCATGATGATATCGCTCGCCATTCTCGATGCGCAAAGCGACTATCAGGCGTCGACCCAGCATTACGCGCAACGCATCGTCAGCACACCGGGCCAGCACGACGGCTTGTACTGGCCGAGCGCGTCGGGT
Coding sequences within:
- a CDS encoding polysaccharide deacetylase family protein, which codes for MTKFARAVPVLMYHHVSTSPGMITVSPEHFAAQMAYLAGAGYTTIGSAQLSAYLAGEPLPKKAVVLTFDDGYLDNWVHAHPVLQAHGLTALCFLVTSWIGEGPVRAHARSGGALPALLNHRDGELAIENGEPDRAILRWSEIDAMREAGTFEFHSHTHSHVRWDRVSANAEQKCAGLTRDLASARATFEQKLGAVSDHLCWPQGYHDEDYRRIAAEAGFRHFYTCETGSNYSGRNDGAARSITRLEVRDRPASWLASRLWVHTRPAISRAYLRIKR
- a CDS encoding glycosyltransferase family 4 protein, translated to MKALSVLHSESSRGWGGQEVRTLKEMVALRALGHNVELVCPEDARLGIRARADGFAVHHARMRAGGDLRSMVTIRSLLARRRFDVLNTHSGHDSLVAGMAGRLAGTPFIVRTRHLALPITSLATYNWLPHRVVAVSHHVRDYLISAGVQEDRVETIYDGILKPEAATGSTLRDELGLDADATIAGMVAIMREKKGHEDLIAAVRPMLAERPNLHVVMAGDGVWFEKIKAIVDGMGLAHRIHLLGFRTDITNVLRGCDLFVLPTHQEALGQSFIEAMAVGLPVIGTRVDGVPELIDDGVNGLLVPAHDVDSLRSALARLIDDAPLRARLGLAARLKTDNRFTVDAMANETVDCYLRGIYAGRAYYGERRAAA
- a CDS encoding DJ-1/PfpI family protein, whose amino-acid sequence is MHIAILTFEGFNELDSLIALNVLNRVKKPGWRVSIACPTARVKSMNGLVIEAQASLQEACDADAVIVGSGVRTRDVVADSELMAQLQLDPSKQLLGAQCSGTLVLARLGLLDGVSACTDVTTKPWVQEAGIDVLNQPIFVSGNMATAGGCLASAYLAAWIIARMEGIDAAASALHYVAPVGEKEDYVSRAMGHITPFLEADLKPA
- a CDS encoding aminotransferase-like domain-containing protein, whose protein sequence is MPTPRYKLLVDRMAMDIRSGRLAPGTRLPTHRQLASQEGLALVTASRVYAELDAMGLVSGETGRGTFVREIALPARLGIDQHAGDAGLADLNFNNPSLPGQAELLRSALRQLASSGDLDALLRYQPHGGRTHEREIVARHLSSRGLAVEGAQVVIVNGAQHGLTATVLALLKPGDVVAVDALTYPGFKVLAETIRLELAPIPVSDQGPDLKALERLCRTRKVRAIYTMPTLHNPLGCVMNAQGRHELVSIARKHGLLIIEDAAYAFLAENPPPPLAALAPETTVYVSGLSKSIATGLRVGFVAAPDRWVAPLERAIRATTWNTAAVMTAIACGWLDDGTVTRLEREKRRDAALRQSMAAEVLAGLRRVCHPASYFVWLPLAEEVRADVVAMALVREGISVSTAEPFSTSEHVPHAIRVALGSVDLPVLRESLQTVKGVIASYTY
- a CDS encoding aldolase codes for the protein MTNADTIMKATPVVEDAIFHAPQVAALRRDLALALRAAAHHGLGEGVCNHFSIALPGDQGLFLLNPRGLMWHEIQADDILIVDGLGNRVAGRHEVEPTAMFIHAAVHDIAGKHCVLHTHMPYATALTLTEDCGLDTTLSQNAMRFHGRVALDREYNGLALDAAEGERIARAMSGSDIAFLGNHGVVVCGERIDYAFDDLYYLERACQSQVLALSTGRALKPVNPALAARVAHQVQSERTQSELFFAALRRTLGEPV
- a CDS encoding aminoacyl--tRNA ligase-related protein produces the protein MKFSQQFFANSFFEQDNTRLELTDLARKACLVHQDAAGLYSWMSLGLRAQRRVESVVREEMERAGFCEIQMSLLQDADLWRQTGRLDAYGDELMRLTSRSGRLFCLGATCEELATQMVRTHYNRTDMSLGLYQFGNKYRDELRTRGGLARAKEFIMKDGYSFNATEDGARAAYEAVREAYLRIFRRLGLDAIVKSSDNGEIGGQSSEEFHVVSELGEDETDGQTSLECAHIFDLGDRYSKAMGLVNAKGKFVRMGCFGVGISRLAMLLLSRQRDERGFWGSESFNTFDVVLTVIDWERQERQEAAETLRRELQAAGLSVLMDDRLAQAGKKLADAELIACRQRVVVSGKALASGRFEWMDRRTFARRDASAAEIVTLCAR
- a CDS encoding RidA family protein, which encodes MTTSTSNDAPGTALARLHTLGLALPNVPAPRGAFKPFSRSGQLIFLSGQICEWEGEVKFSGPVGEVHDLQAGQQAAQICALNLLAALQIALDGDLDRVVCCHRVGGFVYATPGYPNVPKVINGASDLFFEVFGERGRHARTAVGVATLPAAASVEVEAIFEVC
- a CDS encoding DUF3300 domain-containing protein, producing the protein MKRSRAYQRGSRILLAALTALAGPPLLLDVAAPAAHAQTAAPTPAKISNQQLDSLTAPLALYPDALLAQVLMASTFPQDVPAAAAWSKANPKLQGDDAVKAVASEPWDPSVQSLVAFPQVLATMASKPDWVTQLGNAFLAQPNDVMDSVQRLRKQAQKAGNLQTTPQQKVIVEQSTIQIVPVNPQVVYVPTYNPTVVYGVWPYPAYPPVYVPPPPGYAVASGLAAGLAFGVGVAITSSLWSNVNWNNHSVNINVNQFNNINVNRRLDVNSSTTNWNRNSTFNRNTSANVGSAQRDAYRGRDTSAAAASRAQAQQTLQNRTGQNLGGTASQRVQGIHQGGNMAGGIRDGAQNVNRDNALRGAGNGGDAQRDVQRGQASRQAQASNRGGGLGANGGGQQRAANLGAGGGGERGGQRAGGGLGAGGGGQQRGGGFGAGGGGQQRGGGFGAGGGGQQRGGGFGAGGGGQQRGGGFGAGGGGQRHFGRH
- a CDS encoding DUF2950 domain-containing protein, whose amino-acid sequence is MIRIRMFRMFHIPGARLAEAFALAPGPRRAAAALGLAVLLSGASVAHAQAVYPTPEAAVDAFVEALATSDHPAMQHVLGKDFTRFIPTQNIGEQDIYDFLGAWSKGHQIVDDPAPLNGHASKHLSVGTSGWTLPIPLVQTSRGWRFDPAAARDEIATRRIGRNENAAMMISLAILDAQSDYQASTQHYAQRIVSTPGQHDGLYWPSASGEKESPLGPLAAAMPPTGNISKEGYYGYHFRILTAQGPHARGGSQNYVENGAMTNGYAVLAWPAEYGKTGVMSFIVNQDRQIYQKNLGPNSAAAAAALKSFDPDSSWEAVNP